A stretch of Metabacillus sp. FJAT-52054 DNA encodes these proteins:
- the glpK gene encoding glycerol kinase GlpK yields the protein MEKYILSLDQGTTSSRAILFNKDAEIVHTAQKEFTQHFPKPGWVEHNANEIWGTVLAVIASALSESNITAEQIAGIGITNQRETTVVWDKNTGQPVYNAIVWQSRQTVPICEELKAQDLNDKFRDKTGLLIDAYFSGTKVKWILDNVEGAREKAEKGDLLFGTIDTWLIWKLSGGQAHVTDYSNASRTLMYNIYDLKWDDELLEILGVPKSMLPEVRPSSEVYGETIDYHFFGNKIPIAGAAGDQQAALFGQACFEKGMAKNTYGTGCFMLMNTGEEAIKSEHGLLTTLAWGVNGKVEYALEGSIFVAGSAIQWLRDGLRMFKDARDSESYASRVESTDGVYVVPAFVGLGTPYWDSDVRGAVFGLTRGTSKEHFVRATLESLAYQSRDVLDAMEADSGITLKTLRVDGGAVKNNFLMEFQSNILGVPVERPEINETTALGSAYLAGLAVGFWKDQSEISDKWAIDHTFEPDMEEKDREELYEGWKKAVNAARAFK from the coding sequence GGATGCAGAGATTGTCCACACAGCACAAAAGGAATTTACCCAGCACTTTCCGAAGCCGGGCTGGGTGGAGCATAATGCCAATGAAATTTGGGGCACAGTTCTTGCGGTTATCGCATCTGCTTTATCCGAATCAAACATTACGGCAGAACAGATTGCCGGAATCGGAATAACGAATCAGCGGGAAACAACTGTAGTATGGGATAAAAATACAGGACAGCCTGTTTACAACGCCATTGTATGGCAATCCCGCCAGACGGTGCCGATATGCGAAGAATTAAAGGCTCAGGATTTGAATGATAAATTCCGTGACAAAACCGGACTCCTGATTGACGCGTATTTTTCCGGAACAAAAGTGAAGTGGATATTGGACAATGTAGAGGGTGCCCGCGAAAAAGCGGAAAAAGGCGATCTGCTTTTCGGAACCATTGATACATGGCTGATTTGGAAGCTTTCCGGCGGACAGGCGCATGTAACCGATTATTCCAATGCATCAAGAACCCTTATGTACAACATTTACGATTTGAAATGGGACGATGAGCTGCTGGAGATTCTCGGTGTGCCAAAATCCATGCTCCCTGAAGTACGCCCATCCTCTGAAGTTTATGGTGAAACAATTGATTATCACTTCTTCGGAAATAAAATTCCGATCGCCGGCGCAGCAGGAGATCAGCAGGCCGCCTTGTTCGGACAGGCATGCTTTGAAAAAGGGATGGCCAAAAATACCTATGGTACTGGCTGCTTTATGCTGATGAATACTGGCGAGGAAGCGATAAAATCTGAACATGGCCTGCTTACAACCCTTGCATGGGGGGTAAATGGAAAAGTAGAATACGCTCTCGAAGGAAGTATCTTTGTTGCGGGATCTGCTATCCAATGGCTGCGGGACGGATTGCGCATGTTCAAAGATGCGAGAGACAGCGAATCCTATGCATCACGAGTTGAATCGACAGATGGTGTTTATGTTGTACCAGCTTTCGTAGGACTCGGAACGCCATACTGGGACAGCGATGTGAGAGGAGCGGTTTTCGGGCTGACACGCGGAACGTCAAAAGAACATTTCGTGCGCGCAACCCTCGAATCCCTTGCCTACCAGTCGCGTGATGTTCTGGATGCGATGGAAGCGGATTCCGGGATCACTCTTAAAACGTTAAGGGTCGATGGGGGAGCTGTTAAAAACAACTTCCTTATGGAATTCCAGAGCAACATACTCGGCGTGCCGGTGGAACGTCCGGAAATCAATGAAACGACGGCGCTTGGATCTGCCTATCTGGCGGGACTTGCTGTAGGCTTCTGGAAGGATCAATCCGAGATTTCCGATAAATGGGCAATTGATCACACATTTGAGCCGGATATGGAAGAGAAAGATAGGGAAGAATTATACGAGGGCTGGAAAAAAGCAGTAAACGCTGCCAGGGCTTTCAAATAA
- a CDS encoding FAD-dependent oxidoreductase, with product MMSFSSLDREKQLEKMTTEQYDLFVIGGGITGAGIALDAASRGMKIGLAEMQDFAAGTSSRSTKLVHGGLRYLKQFEVKMVAEVGKERAIVYENGPHVTTPEWMLLPMHKGGTFGKFSTGIGLRVYDFLAGVKKSEWRTMLTADEVLEREPLVKKQDLLGGGRYVEYKTDDARLTIEVMKEAVRFGAEPVNYAKVDGLLYEKGKVIGVKILDVLTGKTYDVHAKKIVNATGPWVDGLREKDHSKEGKHLQLTKGIHLVFDQSRFPLKQAVYFDTPDKRMVFAIPREGKTYVGTTDTVYKSDIAKPRMTEADRKYVVDAINYMFPSLEIKVEDVESSWAGLRPLIHEEGKDPSEISRKDEVWTSNSGLITIAGGKLTGYRKMAEHIVNLVAERLNNETGKDFGKCKTKNMPVSGGHVGGASSFQQFKKVKTEAGQKHGLTEQQAERLAQRYGSNVDQVLEILDSVKDEAARLNIPAYVLAAAEYAITEELAATPADFFVRRTGAVYFNIDWVRSYKEPVISYMASRLNWTDEQKRTYTEQLNEQIDYAVVPLAE from the coding sequence ATGATGAGTTTTTCTAGTTTAGATAGAGAAAAGCAGCTTGAAAAAATGACAACGGAGCAATACGACCTGTTCGTGATCGGCGGAGGCATTACCGGTGCCGGCATTGCACTTGATGCGGCATCCAGAGGAATGAAGATTGGTCTCGCGGAAATGCAGGATTTCGCTGCAGGTACATCAAGCCGTTCGACTAAGCTTGTGCACGGCGGTTTAAGATACTTAAAGCAATTTGAAGTGAAAATGGTGGCGGAGGTCGGGAAAGAGCGCGCGATTGTTTATGAAAACGGACCGCACGTAACAACACCTGAATGGATGCTCCTTCCAATGCATAAAGGCGGTACCTTCGGAAAATTTTCAACCGGCATTGGACTTCGTGTGTACGATTTCCTGGCAGGCGTTAAGAAAAGCGAATGGCGCACAATGCTGACAGCGGATGAAGTACTGGAAAGAGAACCGCTTGTCAAAAAGCAGGATCTGCTTGGCGGAGGCCGCTATGTAGAATACAAAACAGATGACGCCCGCTTAACGATTGAAGTCATGAAAGAAGCTGTTCGATTCGGAGCAGAGCCGGTTAACTATGCGAAGGTCGATGGCCTCCTATATGAAAAAGGCAAAGTGATCGGCGTGAAGATTTTGGACGTGCTAACAGGCAAAACGTATGACGTCCACGCCAAAAAAATCGTCAATGCAACTGGTCCTTGGGTAGACGGTCTGAGAGAAAAAGATCATTCCAAAGAGGGCAAGCACCTTCAGCTGACTAAAGGAATTCACCTGGTATTCGATCAATCCCGCTTCCCATTGAAGCAGGCTGTCTATTTTGACACACCGGATAAACGGATGGTGTTTGCGATTCCGCGCGAAGGCAAAACTTACGTAGGAACGACGGACACCGTCTATAAAAGCGACATTGCGAAGCCGAGAATGACAGAGGCAGACCGCAAATACGTGGTGGACGCCATCAACTACATGTTCCCGAGTCTGGAAATTAAAGTGGAAGATGTTGAATCCAGCTGGGCAGGATTACGCCCGCTTATTCATGAAGAAGGAAAAGATCCATCCGAAATCTCCAGAAAAGACGAGGTTTGGACTTCCAATTCCGGTCTGATTACCATTGCAGGCGGGAAGCTGACTGGCTACCGCAAAATGGCAGAGCATATTGTGAACCTTGTAGCAGAACGCTTGAATAACGAAACCGGAAAAGATTTCGGCAAATGCAAAACGAAAAACATGCCCGTATCCGGAGGCCACGTAGGCGGTGCATCCAGCTTCCAGCAATTTAAGAAAGTCAAAACAGAAGCAGGACAAAAGCATGGATTAACTGAACAGCAAGCAGAGCGGCTTGCCCAGCGCTACGGTTCAAACGTGGACCAGGTGCTTGAAATCCTGGACAGTGTGAAGGACGAGGCAGCACGCCTAAACATTCCGGCTTACGTTCTTGCTGCTGCGGAATACGCAATCACGGAAGAACTTGCAGCAACACCGGCTGACTTCTTCGTTCGCCGTACCGGAGCCGTTTATTTCAATATTGATTGGGTTAGAAGCTATAAAGAACCGGTAATCAGCTACATGGCCAGCCGTCTGAACTGGACAGATGAGCAAAAACGGACGTATACAGAGCAATTGAACGAGCAGATTGATTATGCGGTCGTTCCGCTCGCAGAATAA
- a CDS encoding phospho-sugar mutase: MNWTQSYERWKNQTNLDPELLDLLVSFKDDEKQLEDCFYKDLEFGTGGMRGEIGPGTNRMNIYTVRKASEGLAKYIESFGEEAKKRGVAIAYDSRHKSPEFAMEAAKTLATHGIQTYVFDELRPTPELSFAVRELNAFSGIVLTASHNPPEYNGYKVYGEDGGQLPPAAADEVISKVNELEDELSIEVKDEASLKEAGLIKIIGDEIDEKYTQKLTSISVNPELSKEVDVKVVFTPLHGTANKPVRRGLAALGYENVIVVKEQELPDPNFSTVKSPNPEEHAAFELAIRDGEAAGADILIATDPDADRLGIAVKNEADEYVVLTGNQTGAILLHYLLSEKKAKGILPDNGIVLKTIVTSEIGREVASSFNLETVDTLTGFKFIGEKIREYEESGQYTFQFGYEESYGYLIGDFARDKDAIQAALLAVEVCAFYKKKGMTLYQGLLEIFAQYGYFKEGLKSLTLKGKEGAEQIQDILAAFRSNPPAEIAGKKVTIVEDYKTSERQLNVSGEKEEIDLPKSNVLKYFLEDGTWFCLRPSGTEPKIKFYFAVKGTSLEDAEQRLAHVEKSVMEAVEEIITNKAGK; the protein is encoded by the coding sequence ATGAACTGGACACAAAGCTATGAGCGCTGGAAAAACCAAACCAATCTTGACCCTGAATTATTGGATCTGCTAGTCAGTTTCAAAGATGATGAAAAACAGCTGGAGGATTGCTTCTACAAGGATCTTGAGTTTGGTACAGGCGGTATGCGCGGAGAAATCGGACCGGGCACAAACCGGATGAACATTTATACAGTTCGAAAAGCTTCCGAAGGCTTGGCAAAATACATAGAATCTTTCGGTGAGGAAGCGAAAAAGAGAGGCGTGGCGATCGCGTATGATTCCCGTCACAAATCTCCTGAGTTTGCGATGGAAGCAGCGAAAACGCTTGCGACACATGGTATTCAAACATACGTATTCGATGAACTTCGTCCTACTCCTGAGCTGAGCTTCGCGGTTCGCGAATTGAATGCTTTTTCAGGAATCGTTTTAACGGCAAGCCACAACCCTCCTGAATACAATGGCTACAAAGTATACGGCGAAGATGGCGGTCAGCTTCCTCCTGCTGCGGCAGATGAAGTCATTTCAAAGGTAAATGAGCTTGAGGACGAGCTATCCATTGAGGTAAAGGATGAAGCAAGTCTGAAGGAAGCCGGGTTAATCAAAATCATCGGTGATGAAATCGATGAGAAATATACGCAAAAGCTGACATCTATTTCTGTGAATCCTGAGCTTTCCAAAGAGGTAGACGTGAAGGTCGTTTTCACACCCCTTCACGGAACGGCGAACAAGCCGGTGCGCCGCGGACTCGCTGCACTTGGATATGAAAATGTAATAGTCGTGAAGGAGCAGGAGCTTCCTGATCCGAACTTTTCAACGGTTAAGTCTCCTAACCCGGAAGAGCATGCGGCATTTGAATTGGCGATCCGCGATGGAGAAGCAGCGGGAGCTGACATCCTGATTGCAACTGATCCGGATGCAGACCGCCTTGGGATTGCTGTTAAAAACGAAGCGGATGAATACGTCGTTTTGACAGGAAATCAAACGGGTGCGATTCTGCTTCACTACTTGCTGTCCGAGAAAAAAGCAAAAGGCATCCTTCCGGACAACGGCATTGTGCTGAAAACAATCGTTACGTCAGAAATTGGCCGGGAAGTTGCATCTTCCTTCAATCTTGAAACGGTCGATACTCTTACCGGGTTCAAATTTATCGGGGAAAAAATCCGTGAATACGAAGAGTCCGGCCAGTATACGTTCCAGTTTGGCTATGAGGAAAGCTATGGCTATTTAATCGGTGATTTTGCACGAGATAAAGATGCGATTCAAGCTGCATTGCTAGCTGTTGAAGTATGTGCTTTCTATAAAAAGAAAGGTATGACGCTGTATCAGGGTCTGCTTGAGATTTTCGCACAATACGGATACTTTAAAGAAGGCTTGAAATCCTTAACGCTGAAAGGAAAAGAAGGTGCTGAGCAGATTCAGGACATCCTTGCTGCCTTCCGTTCAAACCCTCCTGCTGAAATCGCCGGCAAAAAGGTAACCATTGTTGAGGATTACAAAACCAGTGAAAGACAGCTGAACGTCTCCGGAGAAAAAGAAGAAATCGATCTTCCAAAATCCAACGTCTTGAAATATTTCCTTGAAGATGGCACATGGTTCTGCCTGCGTCCATCCGGTACGGAGCCGAAAATCAAATTCTACTTCGCTGTCAAAGGCACATCCCTTGAGGATGCCGAGCAGCGCCTTGCGCATGTTGAAAAGTCCGTAATGGAAGCGGTAGAAGAGATTATTACGAATAAAGCAGGCAAGTAA
- a CDS encoding DUF2294 domain-containing protein, whose translation MPYTTKKKLEADVSEALIKFQRELIGRGPQEAKTYIMRDMVITRFKGVLTVEEKHLVERDDGRKLVKHMRQLLREMYSAKYEEIIEGLTGCKVLSSHSDISTKTGERIEMFIMDQDLERLMEAACPSQGE comes from the coding sequence TTGCCTTATACAACGAAAAAGAAGCTGGAAGCAGACGTAAGCGAAGCATTAATTAAATTTCAGCGCGAGCTGATCGGCCGAGGACCTCAGGAAGCCAAAACGTATATTATGAGAGACATGGTCATTACCAGATTCAAAGGCGTCCTGACAGTTGAGGAAAAGCACCTTGTGGAACGGGACGACGGCCGAAAGCTCGTAAAGCATATGAGACAGCTGCTCAGAGAAATGTACAGTGCAAAATACGAAGAAATCATCGAAGGCCTGACAGGCTGCAAAGTACTGTCCAGCCATAGCGATATCAGCACGAAAACCGGTGAACGCATTGAGATGTTCATTATGGACCAGGATTTGGAGAGACTGATGGAAGCTGCGTGTCCTTCGCAGGGGGAGTAA
- the kdpA gene encoding potassium-transporting ATPase subunit KdpA, protein MDFVQMGIVLLLVVLLAIPMGKYIARAFSLEETKLDRVFGFEKIIYKLSGIKLSSMTWKQYAIAALLFNIVMFAITYLVVRLQHVLPGNPSGIAAMDPFLSFNTISSFLTNTNLQHYSGESGLSYLSQMMVIMYLMFTTPATGLAICIAFFRGLTGQKSMGNFYVDLVRAHTRILIPLSIVVGLVLVSQGVPQTLSGTVNAETLEGAQQQIARGPVAALESIKHLGTNGGGFFGVNSAHPFENPNPFTNVLEILSMFLIPASLPFAFGHMAKSRKQGWILFSSMGIIFLAFLAAAYFAESNGNPALANIGISQGNGSMEGKEVRFGIAQSALFTTVTTAATTGTVNNMHDTLTPLGGMVPLGLMMLNNIFGGDGVGTINILMYAILGVFLAGLMVGRTPEFLGRKIEAKEMKLIAITILVHPLIILVPSAIALATEMGSSAISNPGFHGISQVVYEFTSSAANNGSGFEGLGDNTPFWNISTGVVMLLGRYLSIIAMLAAAGSLLSKKPVPETLGTFKTDNMTFMTILIFTVIVVGALTFFPVLALGPIAEWLTIAN, encoded by the coding sequence ATGGATTTTGTTCAAATGGGAATTGTCCTGCTGCTTGTTGTGCTGCTGGCTATTCCGATGGGGAAATATATTGCACGCGCCTTTTCGCTGGAAGAGACGAAGCTGGACCGGGTGTTCGGCTTTGAGAAAATCATATATAAGTTATCCGGAATAAAGCTTTCATCTATGACTTGGAAGCAATATGCGATTGCCGCTTTGCTTTTCAACATTGTGATGTTTGCCATCACCTATCTTGTTGTTAGACTGCAGCACGTTCTGCCGGGAAACCCGAGCGGAATTGCAGCGATGGACCCGTTTTTATCCTTTAATACGATTTCAAGCTTTTTAACAAATACGAACCTTCAGCACTACAGCGGCGAGTCAGGATTATCCTACCTGTCACAGATGATGGTTATTATGTATTTAATGTTTACGACGCCTGCTACAGGGCTTGCCATCTGTATCGCATTCTTTAGAGGCCTGACAGGGCAAAAGAGCATGGGGAACTTTTATGTAGACTTGGTTCGTGCTCATACCCGTATCCTGATTCCGCTGTCAATCGTTGTCGGTCTTGTTTTAGTCAGCCAGGGTGTTCCGCAAACGCTAAGCGGTACAGTAAATGCCGAAACACTTGAAGGCGCCCAGCAGCAAATTGCCCGCGGTCCTGTTGCGGCACTAGAATCGATTAAGCATTTAGGAACAAACGGCGGAGGATTTTTTGGAGTCAACTCTGCCCATCCATTTGAAAACCCGAATCCATTTACAAACGTTTTAGAAATTCTTTCGATGTTCCTGATTCCGGCTTCTTTGCCATTTGCCTTTGGACATATGGCGAAAAGCCGCAAGCAGGGGTGGATCCTGTTCAGCTCAATGGGCATCATTTTCCTAGCCTTCCTAGCTGCCGCCTATTTTGCTGAAAGTAACGGAAACCCAGCGCTTGCAAACATCGGGATTTCCCAGGGAAACGGAAGCATGGAGGGGAAAGAGGTCCGATTTGGAATTGCCCAAAGTGCCCTGTTTACCACGGTAACAACGGCAGCTACTACAGGAACAGTTAACAATATGCATGATACGCTGACTCCGCTTGGCGGAATGGTTCCGCTCGGATTGATGATGCTGAACAACATCTTCGGCGGTGACGGTGTCGGTACGATCAATATTCTGATGTATGCAATTCTTGGTGTTTTCCTGGCTGGACTGATGGTTGGACGAACGCCTGAATTCCTCGGCAGAAAAATTGAAGCTAAGGAAATGAAACTGATTGCGATTACGATTCTTGTTCATCCGCTGATCATTCTTGTTCCATCAGCGATCGCTCTCGCTACCGAAATGGGCTCATCAGCGATTTCCAATCCGGGATTCCACGGAATTTCACAGGTCGTGTATGAATTTACTTCATCTGCTGCGAACAATGGATCTGGATTTGAAGGACTGGGCGATAACACGCCATTCTGGAATATTTCCACGGGTGTTGTGATGCTGCTTGGACGTTACTTGTCCATTATTGCCATGCTTGCTGCCGCCGGATCCCTACTCAGCAAGAAGCCGGTGCCGGAAACGCTTGGAACATTTAAAACCGACAATATGACGTTTATGACGATTCTTATATTCACCGTGATTGTTGTTGGAGCCCTTACATTCTTCCCGGTGCTTGCACTAGGACCGATTGCAGAATGGCTGACGATTGCGAACTAA
- the kdpB gene encoding potassium-transporting ATPase subunit KdpB encodes MNTKRKATMTNDIVKQASIDAFKKLNPMTMAKNPVMFVVEIGFIVTLILTLAPSLFGPGEGAGYNGIVSIILFITILFANFAEALAEGRGKAQADSLKKTKQDTKAKLLQKDGSYKSVSSTDLRKGDIVLVEANELIPSDGEIIEGVSAIDESAITGESAPVIKESGGDFSSVTGGTKVISDAIKIKITTDPGESFLDRMIGLVEGAKRQKTPNEIALNTLLVSLTLIFLIVCATLLPISSYVDAAVPIATLIALLVCLIPTTIGGLLSAIGIAGMDRVTQFNVIAMSGKAVEAAGDINTIILDKTGTITHGNRMAADFVAVGGTSKTELNRVAMETSLFDETPEGRSVIELARKQGAAEEKRDGSEGVEFKAETRMSGTDFATGRKVRKGAVDAIKEYVKDQGGTIPSDLDDQTTMIATEGGTPLAVADGNRILGLIYLKDTVKPGMRERFDELRKMGIKTVMCTGDNPLTAATIAREAGVDDFIAEAKPEDKIAVIKKEQAEGKLVAMTGDGTNDAPALAQADVGLAMNSGTIAAKEAANMVDLDSDPTKIIEVVAIGKQLLMTRGALTTFSIANDIAKYFAIIPAMFMLAIPQMQALNIMQLDSPQSAILSALIFNAIIIPLLIPLAMKGVKYIPMSATKLLNRNLFIYGFGGVVAPFVGIKIIDMILSVF; translated from the coding sequence ATGAATACGAAGCGGAAAGCGACGATGACAAATGATATTGTCAAACAGGCTTCAATCGATGCCTTTAAAAAATTAAATCCAATGACGATGGCGAAAAATCCTGTTATGTTCGTGGTGGAAATCGGTTTTATCGTCACGCTCATCCTGACACTGGCTCCCAGCCTGTTCGGTCCTGGGGAAGGCGCCGGCTATAACGGTATTGTCAGCATCATCCTGTTCATTACCATTCTTTTCGCTAATTTTGCTGAAGCGTTAGCGGAAGGACGGGGAAAGGCTCAAGCCGATTCGCTGAAAAAAACGAAACAGGACACGAAAGCAAAGCTTCTTCAAAAGGATGGCTCTTACAAGTCGGTCAGCTCCACAGATTTGCGGAAAGGCGACATTGTCCTAGTTGAAGCGAACGAGCTGATTCCAAGTGACGGAGAAATTATTGAAGGGGTATCGGCAATTGATGAATCAGCCATTACCGGAGAATCTGCTCCTGTTATTAAAGAGTCAGGCGGCGATTTCAGCTCTGTAACGGGCGGAACAAAAGTCATCAGTGACGCTATTAAGATAAAAATTACTACAGATCCGGGTGAATCATTCCTTGACCGGATGATCGGGCTTGTCGAAGGGGCAAAACGCCAAAAAACACCGAATGAAATTGCATTGAATACATTGCTTGTCAGCTTGACCCTGATTTTCCTGATTGTTTGTGCCACACTGCTTCCAATCTCATCTTATGTGGATGCAGCCGTTCCGATTGCGACCTTGATTGCCTTGCTCGTCTGCCTCATTCCAACGACCATCGGCGGCTTGCTTTCAGCGATTGGGATTGCTGGAATGGACCGGGTAACGCAGTTTAATGTCATTGCGATGTCTGGGAAAGCAGTAGAAGCTGCTGGGGACATCAACACCATTATCCTCGATAAAACCGGAACGATTACACATGGAAACCGGATGGCTGCTGACTTTGTGGCCGTTGGAGGAACAAGCAAAACAGAACTGAACAGAGTAGCGATGGAAACCTCTCTTTTCGATGAAACACCGGAAGGCCGCTCTGTGATCGAGCTTGCGAGAAAGCAGGGAGCGGCGGAAGAAAAACGGGATGGCTCTGAAGGAGTCGAGTTTAAAGCGGAGACCCGGATGAGCGGAACGGATTTCGCTACAGGAAGAAAGGTAAGAAAAGGGGCCGTTGATGCCATAAAGGAATATGTGAAAGATCAAGGCGGAACAATTCCATCCGATCTTGATGACCAAACCACGATGATCGCAACAGAGGGCGGAACTCCGCTTGCAGTCGCAGACGGAAATCGCATTTTGGGCTTAATTTACTTAAAAGATACCGTGAAACCAGGGATGAGAGAACGGTTTGATGAGCTACGCAAAATGGGAATCAAAACCGTCATGTGTACAGGGGATAACCCGCTTACAGCCGCTACAATTGCGCGCGAAGCAGGAGTAGATGACTTCATTGCAGAAGCAAAGCCTGAAGATAAAATTGCCGTCATTAAAAAAGAACAAGCGGAAGGAAAATTGGTCGCAATGACCGGGGATGGAACGAATGACGCCCCTGCACTTGCTCAAGCAGACGTGGGTCTTGCCATGAACAGCGGAACCATCGCCGCAAAAGAAGCAGCCAATATGGTGGACCTTGATTCGGATCCAACGAAAATCATTGAAGTTGTGGCCATCGGCAAACAATTGCTCATGACCCGCGGAGCGCTGACAACTTTCAGTATCGCCAATGACATTGCAAAATACTTTGCCATTATCCCTGCCATGTTTATGCTTGCGATTCCACAAATGCAGGCGCTGAACATCATGCAGCTTGATTCACCGCAAAGCGCGATTCTTTCTGCTCTAATCTTTAATGCGATCATTATTCCGCTGCTCATACCGCTTGCAATGAAAGGCGTCAAATACATTCCGATGAGCGCTACGAAGCTATTAAACCGCAACCTGTTTATTTATGGATTCGGCGGTGTCGTCGCTCCGTTCGTTGGAATTAAAATCATTGATATGATTCTATCTGTATTTTAA
- the kdpC gene encoding potassium-transporting ATPase subunit KdpC, with protein sequence MFKNLRIALVLLVICGIGYPLLMTGIAQAVMPAKADGSLIEKDGKVIGSELIGQTFKDPSYFTGRVSSIENNAAGSGSGNYAPSNADMIERTKKDIAAFLKANPDVKKSDIPADLLTNSGSGLDPHISPMAAEIQIPRISKLRNLDENELKDLIKKHTEGRQFGLFGEPRVNVLELNMELGQKK encoded by the coding sequence ATGTTTAAAAACTTACGAATTGCCCTAGTCCTTCTTGTCATCTGCGGCATTGGCTATCCGCTGCTGATGACAGGAATTGCACAAGCCGTCATGCCGGCGAAAGCGGATGGAAGTCTGATTGAGAAAGATGGAAAGGTGATTGGCTCTGAGCTGATCGGACAGACGTTTAAAGATCCTTCCTACTTTACAGGACGTGTTTCTTCTATAGAAAACAATGCAGCAGGTTCCGGATCAGGGAACTATGCACCATCAAATGCCGATATGATTGAGCGTACGAAAAAAGATATCGCAGCCTTTCTAAAGGCGAATCCGGATGTAAAGAAAAGCGATATTCCGGCAGACCTGCTGACCAACTCAGGCTCCGGACTGGACCCGCACATTTCACCGATGGCAGCAGAAATTCAGATTCCGAGAATCTCCAAGCTTCGCAATTTGGATGAAAACGAGCTGAAAGACTTGATTAAAAAACATACAGAAGGCCGCCAGTTTGGGCTGTTCGGCGAGCCGAGAGTCAATGTGCTGGAACTGAACATGGAGCTTGGTCAGAAAAAGTAA